One genomic segment of Panicum virgatum strain AP13 chromosome 2N, P.virgatum_v5, whole genome shotgun sequence includes these proteins:
- the LOC120660162 gene encoding microfibrillar-associated protein 1-like gives MSVAAGVSDAAIAVRDKLRGKIGQTKVKRYWPGKAPEWADDADEDLDLQTARVSLDKAFPKDDDADIPAKDDRRLRRLAQTRENKEELRADHRRIRQAEIVSTVEEENERQEADIDEEDEEAQEERRRRIRERQLLREQEELLPQEEEEPVEDESEEESEYETDSEDEQMGMAMVKPVFIPKSQRDTIAERERLEEEERQLEELVKKRLEARKIETRQIVVEEIKKEEHIEKALNEEANIEDVDTDDELNEAEEYESWKNREIARIKRDREERDARLKEKEEIERVRNMTEEERREWERKNPKQLRQTKQKWKFMQKYYHKGAFFQESADDVIQSAGKEDIYSRDFSEPTGEDKMDKSILPKVMQVKHFGRSGRTKWTHLVNEDTTDWNAPWATNGPLRAKYNSKMAGMNAPIAKPKGSKKLKDWDAK, from the exons atgtCTGTGGCTGCCGGTGTAAGTGATGCGGCCATTGCGGTGCGTGACAAGCTTCGTGGCAAGATTGGCCAGACTAAGGTCAAGCGGTACTGGCCAGGAAAGGCGCCAGAGTGGGCTGACGATGCTGATGAGGATTTAGATCTTCAGACGGCACGGGTCTCCCTTGATAAGGCATTCCCAAAGGATGATGATGCTGACATCCCTGCAAAGGATGACCGCCGGCTTCGGCGTCTCGCACAAACCCGTGAGAATAAGGAGGAGCTGAGGGCAGATCATCGCCGAATACGACAGGCTGAGATTGTGTCAACTGTTGAAGAGGAGAATGAGAGGCAGGAAGCTGATATCgacgaggaggatgaggaggctcaggaggagaggaggagaaggatAAGGGAGAGGCAGCTCTTAAGGGAGCAGGAGGAGCTACTTCctcaggaagaggaagaaccgGTGGAGGATGAGTCAGAGGAGGAATCTGAGTATGAGACGGACTCCGAGGATGAGCAGATGGGCATGGCCATGGTGAAACCTGTCTTCATACCAAAGTCACAGAGAGACACCATTGCAGAGCGTGAACGgcttgaggaggaggagcgacAGCTTGAGGAGCTAGTCAAGAAGAGGCTGGAGGCTAGGAAGATAGAGACTAGACAGATTGTGGTTGAAGAGATTAAAAAGGAGGAGCACATTGAAAAGGCACTGAATGAAGAGGCCAACATTGAGGATGTCGATACAGATGATGAGTTGAATGAAGCAGAGGAGTACGAGTCATGGAAGAATAGAGAAATAGCAAGAATTAAGAGGGACAGGGAGGAAAGAGATGCAAGGTTGAAGGAGAAAGAGGAGATTGAGAGGGTCAGGAATATGACCGAAGAGGAGCGTCGGGAATGGGAGCGGAAGAATCCAAAGCAGCTTCGTCAGACCAAACAGAAGTGGAAGTTTATGCAAAAGTATTACCACAAAGGTGCTTTCTTCCAGGAAAGTGCTGATGATGTTATTCAGTCAGCTGGTAAAGAAGATATCTACAGCCGTGATTTCTCTGAACCTACTGGGGAAGATAAGATGGATAAGAGTATACTGCCAAAGGTCATGCAAGTTAAACACTTCGGGCGCAGTGGCAGAACGAAGTGGACACATCTTGTTAATGAGGATACTACAGACTGGAATGCACC GTGGGCCACAAATGGGCCTCTGCGAGCAAAGTATAATTCAAAAATGGCGGGCATGAATGCACCTATTGCTAAACCAAAGGGAAGTAAGAAGCTGAAGGACTGGGATGCAAAATAA
- the LOC120660163 gene encoding uncharacterized protein LOC120660163 isoform X2 — MISGPLPHQATSVATITAGQQPGLPIPQLINKIGRNRATELSLTITAEDNSQLPLGTTKQVEETAGFTAPVMFQLPSLEMTIPLVDTFLALSVQIPFSYIPVEKCRLYPLSTQNRNKFEGKSVQDLDASIDSPCRTNSNPNN, encoded by the exons ATGATTAGCGGACCTTTACCTCACCAAGCTACATCTGTAGCTACTATCACAGCAGGCCAACAGCCAG GTCTGCCCATCCCACAGCTCATCAACAAAATTGGAAGAAACCGAGCTACTGAGCTATCCCTAACCATAACTGCAGAAGACAACTCCCAGTTGCCTCTTGGAACTACTAAACAAGTTGAAGAAACAGCTGGCTTTACTGCTCCAGTCATGTTTCAGCTCCCTTCCCTTGAGATGACAATCCCATTGGTGGACACTTTCCTCGCTTTGTCAGTTCAGATCCCGTTCAGTTATATACCCGTGGAGAAATG TCGTCTTTATCCTTTGTCTACCCAAAACAGAAACAAGTTTGAAGGAAAGAGCGTCCAAGACCTTGATGCTTCAATTGATTCCCCCTGTCGTACTAACAGTAATCCAAACAATTGA
- the LOC120660163 gene encoding uncharacterized protein LOC120660163 isoform X1, with protein MISGPLPHQATSVATITAGQQPGLPIPQLINKIGRNRATELSLTITAEDNSQLPLGTTKQVEETAGFTAPVMFQLPSLEMTIPLVDTFLALSVQIPFSYIPVEKWMKQDDKSNHLWNQISFILKCPLGPHIEQLSLPPNQHFL; from the exons ATGATTAGCGGACCTTTACCTCACCAAGCTACATCTGTAGCTACTATCACAGCAGGCCAACAGCCAG GTCTGCCCATCCCACAGCTCATCAACAAAATTGGAAGAAACCGAGCTACTGAGCTATCCCTAACCATAACTGCAGAAGACAACTCCCAGTTGCCTCTTGGAACTACTAAACAAGTTGAAGAAACAGCTGGCTTTACTGCTCCAGTCATGTTTCAGCTCCCTTCCCTTGAGATGACAATCCCATTGGTGGACACTTTCCTCGCTTTGTCAGTTCAGATCCCGTTCAGTTATATACCCGTGGAGAAATG GATGAAACAGGATGACAAGAGCAATCATCTGTGGAATCAGATTTCGTTCATTTTAAAATGCCCTCTTGGACCGCATATTGAGCAACTTAGCTTACCACCTAACCAGCATTTCCTTTAG